One window of Leifsonia sp. AK011 genomic DNA carries:
- a CDS encoding LysM peptidoglycan-binding domain-containing protein: protein MSTIAFPTATYVARQSDSGRAPAPRLRLTRRGRGVLLTLAATPLVVAALLFALNGGGAVASLESTPVSFDYVTVASGQSLWDVAEAVAPGTDPRDVIDSIVRLNQLESADVFAGQQLAIPLEFAR, encoded by the coding sequence ATGAGCACGATTGCTTTCCCCACAGCGACATACGTGGCACGACAGTCCGATTCGGGCCGCGCCCCCGCACCCCGCCTGCGCCTCACACGACGTGGCCGCGGGGTCCTTCTGACCCTCGCGGCCACACCACTCGTCGTCGCCGCGCTGCTGTTCGCTCTCAACGGCGGCGGCGCCGTAGCATCCCTCGAATCGACGCCCGTCTCGTTCGACTACGTCACTGTCGCGTCGGGCCAGTCCCTGTGGGATGTTGCAGAGGCGGTCGCCCCGGGCACCGATCCGCGCGACGTCATCGACTCGATCGTCCGACTCAACCAGCTCGAGTCCGCCGACGTGTTCGCGGGCCAGCAGCTCGCGATCCCGCTGGAGTTCGCGCGATAG
- a CDS encoding histidinol-phosphate transaminase, with product MTSLDDLPIRDDLRGLKPYGAPQEPVPVQLNVNENTHPIPEAVATDIVMSLAQAVLGANRYPDREFTSLRESLSAYLGHGLAPENIWAANGSNEVLQHVLQAFGGPGRSVLGFPPTYSMHSIIASGTGTRWVPADRDQEYTLSAETVVAAIEREQTDIVFLCSPNNPTGTPLDLDVIAAAYNATDGIVLVDEAYAEFADGDTALTLLEGRPRLLVSRTMSKAFAFAGIRLGYLAADPAVIDALRLVRLPYHLSSLTQAAAVAALAHSSEMLAMVDDIKRQRDRMIEALPALGYLPLPSAANFVLFGGVANSHDLFVKLFNEGILIRDVGIPHHLRVTAGTEAETDIFLEALARLG from the coding sequence GTGACAAGCCTCGACGACCTCCCCATCCGGGATGACCTGCGTGGGCTCAAGCCCTATGGTGCGCCCCAGGAGCCCGTTCCCGTCCAGCTGAACGTGAACGAGAACACCCACCCCATCCCGGAGGCGGTGGCAACGGACATCGTCATGTCGCTCGCACAAGCGGTGCTCGGGGCCAATCGATACCCCGATCGCGAGTTCACGTCGCTGCGCGAATCGCTCTCCGCGTACCTCGGCCACGGTCTCGCTCCCGAGAACATCTGGGCCGCGAACGGTTCAAACGAGGTGTTGCAGCACGTCCTCCAGGCCTTCGGCGGCCCCGGGCGTAGCGTCCTCGGTTTCCCGCCCACGTACTCGATGCACTCGATCATCGCGAGTGGCACCGGCACCCGCTGGGTCCCCGCCGACCGCGATCAGGAGTACACCCTCAGCGCGGAGACCGTCGTGGCTGCTATCGAGCGCGAGCAGACCGACATCGTCTTCCTCTGTTCACCGAACAACCCCACGGGGACCCCCCTCGACCTGGACGTGATCGCGGCCGCGTACAACGCGACCGACGGCATCGTGCTCGTGGACGAGGCCTATGCGGAATTCGCTGACGGAGACACAGCCCTGACCCTCCTCGAAGGGCGCCCCCGGCTGCTCGTCAGTCGCACGATGAGCAAGGCGTTCGCCTTCGCAGGCATCCGTCTCGGCTATCTCGCCGCCGATCCCGCCGTCATCGATGCTCTCAGGCTCGTGCGCCTGCCCTATCACCTCTCCTCGCTGACCCAGGCCGCCGCGGTTGCTGCCCTCGCCCACTCGAGCGAGATGCTCGCCATGGTCGACGACATCAAGCGCCAGCGCGATCGGATGATCGAGGCGCTGCCCGCGCTCGGATACCTGCCGCTCCCGAGCGCCGCGAACTTCGTGCTGTTCGGTGGGGTCGCCAACTCCCACGATCTCTTCGTCAAGCTCTTCAACGAGGGGATCCTGATCCGAGATGTGGGTATCCCGCATCACCTTCGCGTCACCGCGGGAACCGAGGCGGAAACTGATATCTTCCTCGAGGCCCTCGCGAGGCTCGGCTAG
- the hisB gene encoding imidazoleglycerol-phosphate dehydratase HisB: MTPREATIRRQTSESSIELTINLDGTGTSSINSSVPFYDHLLTAFARHSLVDLTVEATGDTHIDVHHTVEDIGIALGLAIREALGDKSGISRFGDALVPLDEALVQAVVDISGRPYLVHSGEPAGFEHHLIGGHFTGSMVRHVFEAIAFNAALTVHITVLGGRDPHHIAEAEFKAFARAFRFAVARDAQVVGIPSTKGAL; encoded by the coding sequence ATGACCCCACGCGAGGCGACCATCCGCCGCCAGACGAGCGAGTCGAGCATCGAGTTGACGATCAACCTCGATGGCACCGGCACCTCGTCCATCAATTCGAGTGTGCCCTTCTACGACCACCTGCTGACGGCGTTCGCGCGGCACTCGCTCGTTGATCTCACCGTCGAGGCGACGGGTGACACCCACATCGATGTCCACCACACGGTGGAGGACATCGGTATCGCCCTGGGCCTCGCCATCCGCGAGGCGTTGGGTGACAAGTCCGGAATCTCCCGCTTCGGGGACGCTCTCGTGCCGCTGGATGAGGCGCTCGTGCAGGCGGTCGTCGACATCTCGGGAAGGCCGTATCTCGTGCACTCGGGGGAGCCCGCGGGATTCGAACACCACCTGATCGGCGGCCACTTCACCGGCTCCATGGTGCGTCACGTGTTCGAGGCGATCGCCTTCAATGCTGCCCTCACCGTGCACATCACAGTGCTCGGGGGTCGCGATCCGCACCACATCGCCGAGGCCGAGTTCAAGGCGTTCGCGCGGGCGTTCCGCTTCGCCGTCGCGCGGGATGCCCAGGTCGTGGGTATTCCCTCGACCAAGGGCGCACTCTGA
- the hisH gene encoding imidazole glycerol phosphate synthase subunit HisH, which produces MSASPSVVIFDYGSGNIHSAAKALELAGARVTLTSDRSTALAADGLLVPGVGAFSAVMDGLSAARGGAVIEQRLAGGRPVLGICVGMQVLFELGVERGVDTEGLGEWPGVVRELDAPVLPHMGWNTVEAPEDSRLFEGIRDERFYFVHSYAAQDWTLETNHPFPSPVLTWAEHGSRFLAAVENGPLSATQFHPEKSGEAGIRLLTNWLETL; this is translated from the coding sequence GTGAGCGCGTCACCTTCGGTCGTGATCTTCGATTACGGCTCCGGAAACATCCATTCGGCCGCCAAGGCCCTTGAGCTTGCGGGCGCTCGCGTCACACTGACGTCCGACCGTTCCACCGCGCTGGCCGCAGACGGCCTCCTGGTGCCCGGCGTGGGCGCGTTCTCGGCCGTCATGGACGGCCTGAGCGCGGCCCGGGGCGGTGCTGTCATCGAACAGCGGCTCGCTGGCGGCAGGCCGGTCCTCGGCATCTGTGTCGGCATGCAGGTGCTCTTCGAACTCGGCGTCGAGCGGGGCGTCGACACCGAGGGACTGGGGGAGTGGCCGGGCGTCGTGCGTGAACTCGATGCCCCCGTTCTGCCGCACATGGGGTGGAACACCGTCGAGGCGCCGGAGGACTCGCGCCTCTTCGAGGGGATTCGCGATGAGCGCTTCTACTTTGTACACTCCTACGCGGCCCAGGATTGGACGCTGGAGACGAACCACCCGTTCCCTTCACCCGTCCTGACATGGGCAGAACACGGCTCGCGGTTCCTTGCCGCGGTCGAGAATGGCCCGCTGTCGGCGACGCAGTTCCACCCGGAGAAGTCGGGCGAAGCGGGCATCCGACTCCTGACGAACTGGCTGGAAACCCTGTGA
- the priA gene encoding bifunctional 1-(5-phosphoribosyl)-5-((5-phosphoribosylamino)methylideneamino)imidazole-4-carboxamide isomerase/phosphoribosylanthranilate isomerase PriA translates to MSEFNTTPALELLPAVDVAGGKAVRLTQGEAGSETNYGDPVDAAQEWIDQGAEWIHLVDLDAAFGRGNNRAVIRRVIKATPRRVNIELSGGIRDDQTLEAALATGAKRINLGTAALENPEWAAHVIAEFGEAIAVGLDVRGTTLAARGWTQEGGDLWAVMDRLEEAGCARYVVTDVTKDGTLKGPNVDLLEQVMDRTDRPVIASGGIATLDDIAELRALVPQGLEGAIVGKALYAKAFTLAEALDVASA, encoded by the coding sequence GTGAGCGAATTCAACACCACCCCCGCCCTCGAGCTCCTTCCGGCGGTCGATGTCGCGGGGGGCAAGGCCGTGCGCCTGACCCAGGGCGAGGCGGGATCGGAGACCAACTACGGCGACCCGGTGGATGCTGCACAGGAATGGATCGACCAGGGTGCCGAGTGGATCCACCTCGTGGATCTCGATGCGGCGTTCGGGCGGGGGAACAACCGCGCCGTCATCCGCAGGGTCATCAAGGCGACGCCGCGTCGGGTGAACATCGAGCTCTCCGGTGGCATCCGCGACGACCAGACGCTCGAGGCTGCTCTCGCGACCGGCGCCAAGCGCATCAACCTGGGAACGGCTGCGCTCGAGAACCCCGAATGGGCTGCCCACGTGATCGCCGAGTTCGGCGAGGCCATCGCGGTGGGACTCGACGTGCGCGGTACGACGCTCGCGGCTCGGGGATGGACCCAGGAGGGCGGTGACCTCTGGGCCGTCATGGACCGCCTTGAGGAGGCGGGGTGCGCTCGCTACGTCGTCACGGACGTGACGAAGGATGGCACGCTCAAGGGTCCGAACGTCGACCTCCTGGAACAGGTCATGGACCGCACCGACCGCCCCGTGATCGCGTCCGGCGGGATCGCAACGCTGGATGACATCGCCGAGCTGCGCGCCCTGGTCCCGCAGGGCCTCGAGGGTGCCATCGTGGGCAAGGCCCTCTACGCCAAGGCATTCACCCTCGCCGAGGCGCTCGACGTCGCCTCCGCCTGA
- a CDS encoding SseB family protein: MPAADSAGVPWAGRHIENPATPDDDGSAPPRLLEAIRRFRAREVGEAEVVEALRESRLLVPLVAERGDSGVGPHGHLVDKTQELSIVRVAGPDGRTVQPAFTSVTALGAWNRDARPVPAAAPRVALAAVEEHTDVVIVDPTSETEFAVRRPALWAIAQSQPWTPSYLDPAVLEAFLASASPEPVVRELYLAPGDPDARLAGPELIVRLSLEEGLDRSAVDELMARLSDRWSSDETIAVRVDSLKVQLVASA; encoded by the coding sequence ATGCCCGCGGCCGATAGTGCAGGCGTGCCCTGGGCCGGCCGACACATCGAGAATCCGGCAACGCCGGACGACGATGGCTCAGCGCCCCCGCGCCTCCTGGAGGCGATACGCCGTTTCCGCGCCCGCGAGGTCGGCGAGGCCGAGGTGGTGGAGGCGCTTCGCGAGTCGCGCCTCCTTGTGCCCCTGGTTGCCGAGCGTGGGGACAGTGGTGTCGGCCCCCACGGACATCTCGTCGACAAGACGCAAGAACTGTCCATCGTGAGGGTGGCTGGCCCCGACGGTCGCACCGTGCAGCCGGCATTCACCTCGGTCACCGCGCTCGGCGCCTGGAATCGGGATGCTCGTCCCGTCCCCGCCGCAGCGCCGCGGGTCGCACTGGCCGCCGTCGAGGAACACACGGACGTCGTCATTGTCGACCCGACGAGCGAGACGGAGTTCGCCGTGCGTCGTCCCGCCCTCTGGGCGATCGCCCAATCCCAGCCGTGGACGCCGAGCTATCTCGACCCGGCCGTGCTCGAGGCCTTCCTCGCCTCGGCGTCACCGGAGCCCGTCGTCCGTGAGCTGTATCTGGCACCGGGGGACCCGGACGCGAGGCTCGCGGGGCCGGAGCTCATCGTCAGGTTGTCGCTCGAGGAGGGGCTCGACAGGTCCGCGGTCGACGAACTCATGGCTCGTCTCAGCGACCGCTGGTCATCGGACGAGACGATCGCGGTGCGCGTCGATTCCCTGAAGGTCCAGCTCGTCGCATCCGCCTGA
- a CDS encoding DUF1844 domain-containing protein: MPDGYDEASNEIRDIGDVPAIELINTVSVHLMSAAAVKLGLADDPDAASEIDLDEARKLITALAGLVTAAAPEVSDSHARPLRDGLRSLQLAFREASSIPDAPGAGPGEKFTGSVI, translated from the coding sequence ATGCCTGACGGCTACGACGAAGCCAGCAACGAGATCCGCGACATCGGCGATGTTCCCGCGATCGAGCTGATCAACACCGTCTCGGTGCACCTCATGAGCGCCGCCGCCGTCAAGCTCGGCCTTGCGGACGACCCGGATGCCGCCTCCGAGATCGACCTCGACGAGGCTCGGAAGCTCATCACGGCCCTGGCTGGTCTGGTGACGGCAGCCGCCCCCGAGGTGTCGGACAGTCATGCCCGCCCGCTGCGGGACGGCCTGCGTTCGCTCCAGCTCGCCTTCCGTGAAGCGTCCAGCATCCCCGATGCGCCGGGTGCGGGCCCGGGCGAGAAGTTCACCGGTTCGGTGATCTGA
- the infC gene encoding translation initiation factor IF-3 yields the protein MSSFVPRGTRHGIIKTEEFRISDPRTNDRIRVPEVRLVGPNGEQVGVVRIEDAIRLAQEADLDLVEVAPNSKPPVAKIMDYGKFKYEEAQKAKEARRNQANTILKEVRFRLKIDKHDYETKRKRAEGFLLAGDKVKAMILFRGREQSRPDQGVRLLQRFAEDVAEFGSVESTPTIDGRNMVMVIGPHKTKAAAKAEAEARKTANKAPRDAAKDVAADNSAAEVPTEKEDKDA from the coding sequence ATGTCCTCTTTCGTTCCGCGTGGCACACGCCACGGAATCATCAAGACAGAGGAGTTCCGCATCAGCGATCCCCGTACCAACGACCGAATCCGCGTACCTGAGGTTCGTCTCGTCGGCCCCAATGGTGAGCAGGTAGGTGTCGTCCGCATTGAGGACGCCATCCGTCTCGCCCAGGAAGCCGACCTGGATTTGGTTGAGGTTGCTCCCAATTCCAAGCCTCCCGTCGCCAAGATCATGGATTACGGAAAGTTCAAGTACGAAGAGGCACAGAAGGCCAAGGAAGCGCGACGCAACCAGGCGAACACGATCCTCAAGGAGGTTCGATTCCGCCTGAAGATCGACAAGCACGACTACGAGACCAAGCGCAAGCGCGCGGAGGGATTCCTCCTCGCGGGCGACAAGGTGAAGGCCATGATCCTGTTCCGCGGGCGCGAGCAGTCGCGTCCCGACCAGGGTGTGCGCCTCCTCCAGCGTTTCGCTGAGGATGTCGCGGAGTTCGGCTCGGTCGAATCCACCCCCACCATCGACGGACGCAACATGGTGATGGTGATCGGCCCCCACAAGACCAAGGCGGCTGCGAAGGCCGAGGCTGAGGCTCGCAAGACTGCGAACAAGGCCCCGCGCGACGCGGCCAAGGATGTAGCAGCGGACAACTCCGCTGCCGAAGTACCAACGGAAAAGGAAGACAAGGATGCCTAA
- the rpmI gene encoding 50S ribosomal protein L35, with translation MPKQKTHSGAKKRFKLTGSGKVMKQGAGMRHNLEVKSGKLKRQLNQEQVLAPADAKVIKKLLGK, from the coding sequence ATGCCTAAGCAGAAGACGCACTCCGGTGCCAAGAAGCGCTTCAAGCTCACCGGTAGCGGCAAGGTCATGAAGCAGGGTGCTGGCATGCGCCACAACCTCGAGGTCAAGAGCGGCAAGCTCAAGCGCCAGCTCAACCAGGAGCAGGTGCTCGCCCCGGCGGACGCCAAGGTCATCAAGAAGCTTCTCGGCAAGTAA
- the rplT gene encoding 50S ribosomal protein L20, with the protein MARVKRAVNAHKKRRVILDRASGYRGQRSRLYRKAKEQVTHSLVYAYRDRRARKGDFRRLWIQRINAASRANGLTYNRFIQGLNLAGVGVDRRILADLAVTEPATFAALVQTAKAALPADTSAPKVA; encoded by the coding sequence ATGGCAAGAGTAAAGCGGGCAGTCAACGCCCACAAGAAGCGTCGCGTCATCCTCGATCGTGCCTCCGGTTACCGTGGACAGCGTTCGCGCCTGTACCGCAAGGCCAAGGAGCAGGTCACTCACTCGCTCGTCTACGCATACCGTGACCGTCGTGCGCGCAAGGGTGACTTCCGTCGCCTGTGGATCCAGCGCATCAACGCGGCATCCCGTGCCAACGGCCTGACGTACAACCGTTTCATCCAGGGCCTGAACCTGGCCGGCGTCGGCGTCGACCGCCGTATCCTCGCCGACCTCGCCGTCACCGAGCCCGCGACTTTCGCGGCCCTCGTGCAGACTGCGAAGGCGGCACTGCCGGCCGACACCAGCGCCCCCAAGGTCGCCTAG
- a CDS encoding RNA methyltransferase encodes MIDNPRSPRVRAVAKLAKREARSETGLFLVEGPQAVSEALAFRPELVLEIFATPTAWEKHSGLASAAANADLDVEFVSEQVLDAMADTVTPQGIVAVCRQFLRSVEDVLAGGPRLIAVLEEVRDPGNAGTIIRTADAAGADAVILTGRSVDVYNPKVVRATTGSMFHLPVARGAELEDVLEKVAAAGLQVIAADVKGGDLLAARNSGALAKPTAWLFGNEARGLTDEHYALADWVIQVPIYGHAESMNLATAAAVCLYESAFAQRS; translated from the coding sequence ATGATCGACAACCCGCGCTCACCCCGTGTGCGCGCCGTGGCGAAACTCGCAAAGAGAGAAGCCCGGTCTGAGACCGGGCTTTTTCTCGTTGAGGGGCCACAGGCCGTCTCCGAGGCGTTGGCCTTCCGCCCCGAGTTGGTGCTCGAGATCTTCGCGACGCCCACCGCGTGGGAGAAGCACTCCGGGCTCGCCTCCGCTGCTGCCAACGCGGACCTGGACGTGGAGTTCGTGAGCGAACAGGTACTCGACGCCATGGCGGACACCGTGACACCCCAGGGGATCGTGGCGGTCTGCCGGCAGTTCCTCAGGTCGGTAGAGGACGTGCTGGCGGGCGGCCCCAGGCTCATCGCGGTGCTCGAGGAGGTCAGGGACCCGGGGAACGCTGGCACGATCATCCGCACGGCGGATGCCGCGGGGGCGGACGCCGTCATTCTGACCGGTCGCAGCGTTGACGTGTACAACCCGAAGGTCGTGCGCGCCACGACCGGTTCGATGTTCCATCTCCCGGTCGCGCGTGGTGCCGAACTTGAGGATGTTCTCGAGAAGGTTGCTGCCGCGGGCCTCCAGGTGATCGCGGCGGATGTCAAGGGCGGCGACCTTCTCGCTGCCCGCAACTCCGGAGCGCTTGCCAAGCCCACCGCCTGGCTGTTCGGCAATGAGGCGCGCGGGCTCACCGACGAGCACTACGCCCTGGCCGACTGGGTTATCCAGGTTCCGATCTACGGACACGCGGAGTCGATGAACCTCGCCACCGCAGCCGCGGTCTGCCTCTATGAGAGCGCTTTCGCCCAGCGCAGCTGA